The following are from one region of the Acidobacteriota bacterium genome:
- a CDS encoding biotin/lipoyl-containing protein has protein sequence MKYEVEIHGREVSVELEQRNGRVQARVGPRKYDLEVLSPEEGVYTFLAGDRVYEANVWAIEPNSLRVELAGHFFSTTIIDRKHRRPAIEHGIEGRQSLVAPMPGKVVRVLLAAGDEVAMGQGVIVVEAMKMQNEIKSPKSGRVVEVRVVEGATVNANQVLAVVE, from the coding sequence ATGAAATACGAAGTAGAAATCCACGGCCGCGAAGTTAGTGTCGAGCTTGAACAGCGCAACGGACGCGTCCAGGCTCGCGTCGGCCCCCGCAAATACGACCTGGAAGTCCTCTCTCCCGAAGAAGGCGTGTATACATTTCTAGCCGGGGACCGAGTCTACGAGGCGAACGTGTGGGCGATCGAGCCCAACTCGCTTCGTGTGGAGCTCGCCGGCCATTTCTTTTCGACAACCATCATAGACAGAAAGCACCGTCGCCCGGCCATCGAGCACGGAATCGAAGGCCGGCAAAGCCTGGTCGCGCCCATGCCCGGAAAAGTTGTCCGGGTGCTGCTTGCCGCGGGCGATGAAGTAGCGATGGGTCAAGGTGTCATAGTAGTCGAAGCGATGAAGATGCAAAACGAAATCAAGTCACCAAAGTCGGGCCGCGTTGTGGAGGTTCGCGTCGTTGAAGGAGCGACCGTCAACGCTAATCAGGTACTCGCCGTAGTCGAATAA
- the accC gene encoding acetyl-CoA carboxylase biotin carboxylase subunit, which yields MFKKLLIANRGEIAVRIARACREMGISPIAVYSDADRASLHVRVADQAIHVGASPSNESYLVIDKIIAAAKTSGAEAIHPGYGFLSESAEFAEAVERAGLVLIGPPAAAMKLMGSKTSARRTAQAAGAVVVPGTISPLTSVEEAERLAGEIGYPIILKAASGGGGKGLRVVRSRDEIASAFSLAGSEAASSFNDASLYIEKYIDSPRHIEIQLIGDRFGNIVYLGERECSLQRRHQKVLEECPSPIVDAQLRARMGEAAVTIARSAGYVNAGTIEFLVDRERNFYFLEMNTRLQVEHPVTELVTGRDLVHEQIRVAAGEKLSFNQDDIVMRGTAIECRIYAEDSENGFLPSPGRITKLVTPAGPGVRYDSGSYQGWEVPIYYDPLLAKLCVWAETREAAINRLSRVLNEYTIEGIRTTVPFFRAVVRNEEFRRAEFDTGFIDRFLSSGLRAREAAGEHEATLADIAAIASILHAKSITKLPDATSSARIESRWKLSRRVAQRR from the coding sequence ATGTTTAAGAAACTGCTGATAGCCAATCGCGGGGAAATCGCGGTGCGCATAGCACGTGCGTGTCGCGAGATGGGCATCTCGCCGATCGCGGTTTACTCAGACGCCGATCGCGCATCGCTGCACGTTCGCGTCGCCGATCAAGCCATTCACGTCGGCGCTTCGCCTTCTAACGAAAGCTACCTGGTCATCGACAAGATCATCGCCGCCGCCAAGACGTCCGGCGCCGAAGCGATTCACCCGGGCTACGGCTTCCTGTCTGAGAGTGCCGAGTTTGCCGAAGCGGTTGAACGTGCCGGCCTCGTGCTGATAGGTCCGCCCGCGGCGGCGATGAAGTTGATGGGCTCAAAGACGAGCGCCAGACGGACCGCCCAGGCAGCAGGCGCTGTCGTGGTGCCCGGAACAATCTCGCCGCTTACATCAGTAGAAGAAGCCGAGCGGCTCGCCGGCGAGATTGGCTATCCCATCATCCTAAAAGCCGCTTCGGGCGGCGGAGGGAAGGGCTTGCGAGTGGTCCGCTCGCGCGATGAGATCGCAAGCGCTTTTTCACTTGCCGGATCTGAGGCCGCGTCGAGCTTCAACGACGCTTCCCTCTACATCGAGAAGTATATTGATTCGCCGCGGCACATCGAGATTCAACTGATCGGCGACCGCTTCGGAAATATCGTTTACCTCGGCGAACGCGAATGTTCGCTTCAACGGCGGCATCAGAAGGTGCTCGAGGAATGCCCTTCCCCGATCGTCGACGCCCAACTGCGGGCGCGCATGGGCGAAGCCGCCGTCACCATCGCGCGCTCGGCTGGCTACGTCAACGCGGGAACGATTGAGTTCCTGGTTGATCGTGAGCGCAACTTCTACTTCCTCGAAATGAACACGCGCCTTCAGGTTGAGCATCCGGTGACCGAGTTGGTCACGGGCCGCGACCTCGTTCACGAACAAATAAGAGTAGCAGCGGGAGAGAAGCTGTCTTTCAACCAGGATGACATAGTAATGCGTGGAACTGCGATCGAATGCCGCATCTATGCGGAAGATTCGGAGAATGGTTTTCTGCCGAGCCCCGGGAGAATCACAAAGCTGGTGACGCCGGCCGGTCCCGGCGTGCGCTACGACAGCGGCAGCTATCAAGGATGGGAAGTGCCGATCTACTACGATCCGCTTCTCGCCAAGCTTTGCGTGTGGGCCGAAACTAGAGAGGCCGCGATCAACCGGCTGTCGCGAGTTCTGAACGAGTACACGATCGAAGGCATACGCACTACAGTGCCGTTCTTCCGCGCGGTTGTTCGGAACGAAGAGTTTCGCCGTGCCGAGTTTGATACCGGATTCATCGATCGGTTTCTGAGCTCCGGTCTGCGCGCCCGCGAAGCAGCCGGTGAACATGAAGCGACGCTCGCGGATATTGCCGCCATTGCATCGATCTTGCACGCGAAATCGATCACTAAGCTGCCCGATGCAACGAGTTCGGCTCGGATCGAGAGTCGCTGGAAGCTCTCCCGCCGCGTCGCGCAGAGGAGGTAG
- a CDS encoding CDP-alcohol phosphatidyltransferase family protein, whose translation MISEAIGAGGLRILNAITRGLTRSRINPNALTFTGLLINIGCGVLYGYGSFFTAGLLMILANLFDMLDGQVARLRGRVTSFGAFFDSVIDRYSDVIVYVGIMVFYARDTAAHSTLLVALTGLALVGSVMISYSRARAESLDIACKVGFLERPERVVLLIIGSLTQIGPVDNPFLHKMPQVLWVLAVLSHWTVVHRVYHTWRELREPDRRAVEAARVKREEAHKESLVQADYFVQN comes from the coding sequence ATGATAAGTGAAGCAATCGGGGCCGGTGGTCTGAGGATACTAAACGCGATCACCCGCGGCCTGACTCGCAGCCGGATAAACCCGAACGCGCTGACATTCACCGGGTTGCTGATCAACATCGGCTGCGGCGTTTTGTACGGCTACGGCAGCTTTTTCACGGCGGGGCTGCTGATGATCCTCGCCAATTTGTTTGATATGTTGGACGGACAGGTGGCCCGTCTTCGCGGGCGAGTCACCAGTTTCGGCGCGTTCTTTGACTCGGTGATCGATCGTTATTCCGACGTGATCGTTTATGTCGGGATAATGGTTTTCTATGCGCGCGATACGGCGGCGCATTCGACGCTGCTGGTTGCGCTGACGGGCCTGGCACTCGTCGGATCGGTGATGATCAGCTACTCTCGCGCTCGCGCGGAGTCGCTTGATATAGCCTGCAAGGTGGGCTTCCTGGAACGACCCGAGCGGGTGGTGCTGCTGATCATCGGCTCGCTCACGCAGATCGGTCCGGTCGACAATCCGTTCCTGCACAAGATGCCGCAGGTTCTGTGGGTGCTTGCGGTGCTCTCACACTGGACTGTCGTTCACAGGGTGTATCACACCTGGCGCGAGCTGAGAGAGCCTGACCGCCGAGCAGTTGAGGCGGCTCGCGTGAAGCGAGAAGAAGCGCACAAGGAAAGCTTAGTGCAGGCCGACTACTTCGTTCAGAACTGA
- the greA gene encoding transcription elongation factor GreA: MADEGKQKIQDELRQLETELRTEIPQDLKIAVAMGDLSENAEYTAARNRQDYVRARIGNLRKRLSDLSMIDLSRLPTDRVGYGSTVLLYDVDTGDEVTYKLVMAEDADIAQKKISTSSPVGRGLMGRSEGDDVEVTTPAGKRRFEIIKLTTIHDSADL, translated from the coding sequence ATGGCGGACGAAGGCAAACAAAAGATCCAGGATGAGTTGCGACAGCTCGAGACGGAACTGAGGACCGAGATTCCACAGGACCTGAAGATAGCCGTCGCAATGGGTGATCTCTCCGAAAATGCCGAATATACGGCTGCGCGCAATCGGCAGGACTACGTGCGAGCGCGAATCGGTAATCTGCGGAAACGTCTTTCGGATCTGTCGATGATCGACCTTTCGCGGCTTCCAACCGACCGCGTTGGGTATGGCTCGACAGTCCTGCTCTATGATGTCGACACTGGTGACGAAGTGACCTACAAGTTGGTAATGGCCGAGGACGCGGATATCGCACAGAAAAAGATTTCCACTTCATCACCTGTCGGGCGCGGGCTGATGGGCAGGAGCGAAGGAGATGATGTCGAGGTCACCACACCCGCCGGAAAACGGCGATTCGAAATAATTAAGCTTACGACCATACACGATTCGGCCGACCTTTGA
- a CDS encoding ADP-ribosylation factor-like protein, which produces MTFINYASREINCKIVYYGPGLGGKTTNLQYIYDSTAAQAKGKLISLATETDRTLFFDFLPLDLGSVRGFKTRFHLYTVPGQVFYDASRKLILKGVDGMVFVADSQRERMDANLESLFNLEANLKQHGYDLLKVPYVLQLNKRDLPNIVSTADLTAELVRKGEPVFEGVANRGIGVFDTLKAIAKQVLLELRKNSGG; this is translated from the coding sequence TTGACGTTCATCAACTACGCATCGCGCGAAATCAACTGCAAGATTGTCTATTACGGGCCCGGGCTGGGCGGCAAGACGACCAATCTCCAGTACATCTACGACTCGACGGCGGCGCAGGCGAAAGGCAAGTTAATCAGCCTCGCAACCGAAACCGATCGCACCTTGTTCTTCGACTTTCTCCCGCTGGATCTGGGTTCAGTGCGCGGCTTCAAGACACGCTTTCATTTATACACGGTGCCGGGCCAGGTCTTTTATGACGCGAGCCGCAAGCTTATTTTGAAGGGCGTGGACGGAATGGTCTTTGTCGCGGACTCGCAACGCGAACGCATGGACGCGAACCTGGAATCGCTATTCAACCTCGAAGCCAACCTCAAACAGCACGGGTATGATCTGTTGAAGGTCCCTTACGTGCTTCAGCTCAACAAACGGGACTTGCCCAACATCGTTTCAACCGCGGATCTGACCGCCGAGCTTGTCCGCAAGGGCGAACCTGTGTTCGAGGGCGTGGCCAATCGCGGCATCGGCGTGTTCGATACACTCAAGGCAATTGCCAAGCAGGTGCTGCTCGAGCTTCGCAAGAACAGCGGCGGATAA
- a CDS encoding roadblock/LC7 domain-containing protein, with the protein MTTPVVLYEQEYEQLKRVITRLCADANAKFIILVDKNGQQIAAHGEMLNLDTTSLASLTAGNVAATDGLAHLIGERGFPVLSHEGERDNIHISIVAARVILVVIFDERSSLGLVRLRVKRATAEMNSIFAAIEAKVDRDRDMGLALDSPFAEITEADIDALFN; encoded by the coding sequence ATGACGACTCCGGTCGTACTTTATGAACAGGAGTACGAGCAGCTCAAGCGCGTAATCACCCGCCTGTGCGCCGACGCCAACGCGAAGTTTATTATTCTCGTGGACAAGAACGGCCAGCAGATCGCCGCTCACGGAGAAATGCTGAACCTGGACACTACCAGCCTGGCGAGCTTGACGGCGGGCAACGTCGCGGCTACAGACGGACTGGCTCACCTGATCGGCGAGCGAGGCTTTCCGGTCCTGTCGCACGAGGGCGAGCGCGACAACATTCACATTTCGATCGTCGCCGCGCGGGTGATACTGGTCGTCATTTTCGATGAGCGGTCGAGCCTTGGTCTGGTGCGGCTGCGAGTCAAGCGCGCCACCGCGGAAATGAACTCAATCTTTGCGGCAATCGAAGCCAAGGTAGACCGCGACCGGGACATGGGACTCGCGCTCGATTCGCCGTTTGCCGAGATTACCGAAGCGGACATCGACGCGTTGTTCAACTAG
- a CDS encoding PIN domain-containing protein — translation MIPSVVADTDVLSFTFKKDSRAELYRPHIDDKLVVVSFMTIAELDRWAIHHNWGARRRRSLEVFLQDFLFSYCDRPLCLKWAEATNNARRNGRPIETADAWVAATALLHGIPLVTHNRSHYLGVDGLTVLSEAP, via the coding sequence TTGATACCCAGTGTAGTTGCTGACACAGACGTGCTTTCGTTCACCTTCAAGAAGGATAGCCGCGCTGAATTGTATCGCCCGCACATTGACGACAAGCTCGTAGTCGTATCCTTCATGACGATTGCTGAGCTCGACCGATGGGCGATTCATCATAACTGGGGAGCGCGAAGGCGGCGAAGCCTCGAAGTGTTTCTCCAGGACTTCCTGTTTTCCTATTGCGATCGTCCGCTTTGTCTCAAATGGGCCGAGGCGACCAATAACGCGCGGCGGAACGGGCGTCCGATAGAGACCGCAGATGCCTGGGTCGCAGCAACAGCACTCCTGCACGGAATTCCCCTTGTTACTCACAATCGTTCGCATTACCTTGGTGTTGATGGACTCACGGTGCTATCAGAAGCACCGTGA
- a CDS encoding M20 family metallopeptidase, protein MESKFLKHVDRDEIVGIVCDLVRQNTVNPPGNEYLCKEIVTRCIQSLGMEVSYYEKEPGRTNVVGRIGSGSKSVGFVSHMDVVPPGELEQWNTPPFEPTIIDGRIYGRGTLDDKGSFACAYSACKAFLGEHPSFDGTIYLIAAADEEVGSELGIIYLVEECGLKFDVAIIPDGGRMDLSIYGEKGILWVELESHGIQAHGSTPELGRNAIVPLAEAIAEIKSLDLGASYDHAFDGWTMNVGTIQGGSSTNTVPSMARATIDFRLPAGISKQQVLAKIDEKMSSVHVRSPDADIRVKVLHETEAHLSDKNSVIIRSFDQAARRLNLPMKYETFGGNTVAKNLFFAGITSVVHYPGDDKLAHVPNEFVIIDELVLGSVLYAETLEAYFFG, encoded by the coding sequence ATGGAGTCAAAGTTTCTCAAGCACGTCGATCGCGATGAGATCGTCGGGATTGTCTGCGACCTCGTTCGCCAAAACACAGTCAACCCGCCGGGCAACGAGTATCTCTGCAAGGAGATCGTTACTCGCTGCATTCAATCGCTCGGAATGGAAGTCTCTTACTACGAAAAGGAGCCGGGGCGCACAAACGTCGTCGGCCGAATCGGAAGCGGCAGCAAGTCAGTCGGATTCGTCTCGCACATGGACGTAGTCCCGCCCGGCGAGCTTGAACAGTGGAACACCCCGCCCTTCGAGCCCACGATCATCGATGGCCGCATCTACGGGCGGGGCACACTCGACGACAAGGGTTCGTTCGCCTGCGCGTACTCGGCTTGCAAGGCATTCCTGGGCGAGCATCCGAGCTTCGACGGCACCATTTATTTGATAGCCGCGGCCGACGAAGAGGTGGGGTCTGAGCTTGGTATCATCTATCTAGTGGAAGAATGCGGCCTGAAGTTCGACGTTGCGATCATTCCCGACGGAGGGAGAATGGACCTTTCGATCTACGGCGAGAAGGGAATTCTTTGGGTTGAGCTGGAAAGCCACGGCATTCAAGCACACGGCTCCACTCCCGAGCTTGGCCGCAACGCCATAGTGCCGCTCGCGGAGGCGATCGCCGAGATCAAGTCGCTCGATCTTGGCGCGAGTTACGATCACGCGTTTGATGGTTGGACGATGAACGTCGGGACGATTCAAGGCGGCTCGTCGACTAACACAGTGCCTTCGATGGCGCGCGCGACCATTGATTTCCGTTTGCCGGCGGGCATCAGCAAGCAACAGGTGCTGGCGAAGATCGACGAAAAGATGTCGTCGGTACACGTTCGTTCTCCTGACGCGGATATTCGAGTGAAGGTGCTGCACGAAACGGAAGCGCATCTTTCGGATAAGAACTCGGTCATCATTCGAAGCTTTGATCAGGCGGCTCGTCGGTTGAATCTCCCAATGAAGTACGAGACCTTCGGCGGCAACACTGTTGCTAAGAACCTCTTCTTCGCGGGCATAACATCGGTTGTGCATTATCCCGGAGACGACAAGCTGGCGCATGTTCCGAATGAGTTTGTAATCATTGACGAACTGGTATTGGGCTCGGTGCTTTATGCTGAAACGCTCGAGGCTTACTTCTTTGGTTAG
- a CDS encoding transglycosylase SLT domain-containing protein → MVSTLWRRGDHRVFAKALRNLCVLCVSAVILALFDLAGAANAQTVQPPANDIRAAMDERDFERAEALVRELRSSDSAAFTRNNYDYLLARLLERRGANSEASALFLALLNRGSILSQYALWHLALLAKDSRDLALERQYITRLLVSYPSSALSSRARERLIDSHFESGDYRATIALLRPLASSTGVKGRSAMARLGEAYAKIGEADPARGIFTQLIGAARDDYALAAAIGLDGLDRAARIKPNEFDALRRARIYLFNRHWPEARAHLADIVERFPESPNRAEALYQAGFTFFREYNHVEAIKWFERAHSEFPATKDGEKGFYYVGSSLQQARRYEEAGRRYADFIGAYPSSEVLEGAYRNVVDCLRYAGKFDEAIEWSRRIVQKYPGHPLATVGLYNEAKIELTRGNYDAALQLMTRVAALPVTAKVISAPIRGEAAFLRIFTLEKMGRIAEAARAYLAIPDERDNYFGYRATERMRALMATDEGRRTIEPMARAYRAQARAALEGGRYAEAKDAAGQALRLIEEEAARKELLGILRKCYLSLPAYAAASRYRLIPVARGFIAQSKQGEGETTHQTLASEFVFLGLYDEGVTELADGGLAAGSQINNSSRNAATSHYTTRAASIHEASGDPAYSMAVYSNRGDQAYRAIAFGESAAKAIPQDYRLELMPRDLVELIYPAPYRDSFARYSPAARVDPRLVLSLARQESRFNPSVKSAASARGLLQFIPETAAKLAAEEGMKDFELDDVYTPEVAVRLAVRYVADLLKLFPENPHAVLAAYNTGELNVERWISRARSSDVDRLVTEIAIPETKDYVAKVMNSYRAYLLLYTQDLKPRTR, encoded by the coding sequence TTGGTTAGCACACTCTGGAGACGCGGAGATCACAGGGTCTTTGCAAAGGCTCTGCGCAATCTCTGCGTGCTTTGCGTCTCTGCGGTGATTCTGGCGCTGTTCGATCTGGCAGGCGCAGCCAACGCGCAGACGGTTCAACCTCCAGCCAACGACATTCGCGCCGCAATGGACGAGCGCGACTTCGAGCGCGCCGAAGCGTTAGTGCGTGAACTGCGCTCGAGTGACTCGGCCGCGTTCACTCGCAACAACTACGATTATCTTCTTGCAAGACTGCTCGAGCGGCGCGGCGCCAACAGCGAAGCTTCGGCGCTCTTCCTCGCGTTGTTGAACCGCGGCTCGATACTCAGTCAATACGCGTTGTGGCATTTGGCGCTGTTAGCCAAAGATTCCCGTGATCTGGCGCTGGAACGCCAGTACATAACGCGGCTGCTGGTGAGCTATCCGTCGAGCGCGCTTTCGTCGCGCGCGCGGGAACGCCTGATTGACAGCCACTTCGAAAGCGGAGACTACCGCGCGACTATCGCGCTGCTTAGGCCGCTCGCCTCATCCACCGGCGTGAAAGGTCGAAGCGCGATGGCGAGGCTCGGTGAAGCTTACGCAAAGATTGGAGAGGCAGATCCGGCCCGCGGTATCTTCACTCAACTGATCGGCGCGGCGCGCGACGATTACGCGCTGGCGGCGGCGATTGGGCTGGACGGGCTCGACCGCGCAGCCCGAATCAAGCCTAACGAGTTCGACGCGTTGCGCCGCGCTCGAATCTATTTGTTCAACCGTCATTGGCCGGAAGCGCGCGCGCACCTTGCGGATATCGTCGAACGGTTCCCGGAAAGCCCAAATCGCGCCGAGGCGCTTTACCAGGCCGGCTTCACCTTCTTCCGAGAGTACAACCACGTCGAAGCGATCAAATGGTTCGAGCGCGCACACTCGGAGTTTCCCGCGACGAAAGACGGCGAGAAGGGTTTCTACTATGTCGGTTCGTCTTTGCAGCAGGCGCGTCGCTATGAGGAAGCCGGCCGGCGCTACGCCGATTTCATCGGGGCTTATCCCTCGAGCGAGGTGCTCGAAGGCGCCTACCGAAACGTAGTTGATTGCTTGCGCTACGCGGGCAAGTTTGACGAAGCGATCGAGTGGTCGCGCCGCATCGTGCAGAAGTACCCTGGCCACCCGCTTGCGACCGTCGGTCTGTACAATGAGGCTAAGATAGAGCTTACCCGAGGAAACTACGACGCGGCGCTTCAGTTGATGACTCGAGTCGCCGCGCTACCGGTGACCGCGAAAGTTATTAGCGCGCCGATTCGCGGCGAGGCCGCGTTCCTGCGGATATTCACGCTGGAGAAAATGGGACGAATCGCCGAAGCGGCTCGCGCGTATCTCGCGATTCCTGACGAGCGCGACAACTACTTCGGCTATCGCGCGACCGAGCGCATGCGCGCTTTGATGGCCACCGACGAGGGACGGCGAACGATCGAGCCGATGGCTCGCGCCTATCGCGCTCAGGCGCGAGCCGCGCTTGAAGGCGGGCGATACGCGGAAGCGAAGGACGCTGCGGGTCAGGCGCTGCGATTGATCGAAGAGGAAGCGGCGAGGAAGGAGCTGCTCGGCATTTTGCGAAAGTGCTACTTGAGTCTGCCGGCTTATGCGGCGGCTTCACGGTACCGATTGATCCCGGTAGCGCGCGGATTCATCGCACAGTCAAAGCAAGGTGAAGGCGAAACTACGCATCAAACGCTGGCTTCCGAGTTTGTGTTTCTTGGCCTCTACGATGAAGGGGTGACCGAACTCGCCGATGGAGGACTGGCCGCCGGGAGCCAGATCAACAACTCGTCCCGCAACGCAGCAACCAGCCACTACACCACGCGAGCGGCGTCGATTCATGAAGCGAGCGGCGACCCGGCTTACTCGATGGCGGTCTATAGCAATCGTGGAGATCAAGCTTATCGCGCGATTGCCTTCGGTGAGTCGGCGGCAAAGGCGATACCGCAGGACTACCGTCTCGAGCTTATGCCGCGCGATCTGGTCGAGTTGATCTATCCCGCGCCGTATCGCGATTCGTTCGCTCGCTATTCTCCGGCGGCTCGTGTCGATCCCCGGCTGGTGCTATCGCTCGCCCGTCAGGAGAGCCGTTTCAATCCCTCGGTCAAGAGCGCTGCCTCCGCGCGCGGGCTGTTGCAATTCATCCCCGAGACAGCGGCGAAGCTTGCGGCGGAGGAAGGCATGAAGGACTTCGAGCTCGACGACGTGTACACGCCCGAGGTCGCGGTCCGATTGGCTGTGCGCTACGTCGCCGATTTGCTGAAGCTCTTTCCCGAAAACCCTCACGCGGTGCTGGCGGCTTACAATACCGGCGAGCTGAACGTCGAGCGATGGATCTCGCGCGCTCGTTCGAGCGACGTCGACCGGCTGGTGACTGAGATAGCGATCCCGGAAACGAAGGACTACGTCGCGAAAGTGATGAACAGCTATCGCGCTTATCTGCTTCTTTACACTCAAGACCTCAAACCACGCACTCGATAA
- a CDS encoding sigma-70 family RNA polymerase sigma factor, with product MAKLDAEPPDEVLVVAAILGDLDAFDELASRYRAAVVRAAQAVVGREDAEDVAQDALLLAFKALPSIEDPAKFAAWLSAITRHRALRFSKRERSHQAGRIDLDEFLLEQVHALGHPLVERPEGDDELKLALENMPADYALVLRLRFFDEMPLKRIAAFLGAPLSTIKWRIHRGKQLLLEQIKLLSQRGETWKETEK from the coding sequence ATGGCGAAGCTGGACGCAGAGCCGCCGGATGAAGTTCTCGTCGTGGCGGCGATACTCGGCGATCTGGATGCGTTTGATGAGCTCGCGTCGCGGTATCGCGCGGCAGTAGTGCGCGCCGCTCAGGCAGTCGTCGGGCGCGAAGACGCAGAAGATGTTGCGCAGGACGCGCTGCTGCTTGCGTTTAAGGCGCTGCCCTCGATCGAGGATCCCGCGAAGTTCGCGGCATGGCTTTCCGCCATCACTCGCCATCGAGCCCTGCGCTTCAGCAAGCGTGAACGCTCTCATCAGGCGGGACGAATCGACCTGGACGAGTTTTTGCTTGAACAAGTCCACGCGCTGGGCCATCCGCTTGTGGAAAGGCCCGAGGGAGACGACGAGTTGAAGCTCGCGCTCGAAAACATGCCGGCCGATTATGCGTTGGTGCTGCGGCTACGTTTCTTCGACGAGATGCCGCTGAAACGAATAGCTGCTTTCTTGGGCGCGCCGCTTTCGACTATCAAGTGGCGGATTCATCGCGGCAAACAATTGCTGCTCGAACAGATCAAACTTTTAAGTCAACGAGGTGAGACATGGAAAGAGACAGAGAAATAG
- a CDS encoding Fur family transcriptional regulator, which translates to MPSRHTNEVDGWCSEFEKLCRSRGIRVTAQRLAVYRALAEDLAHPTAESVYSRLSKQLPGLSQATIYRTLLFLETENLIRRVSSPGSIGRFDANVDPHQHLVCRVCGTLEDISVPELHSAVLPKISGFTVEELDIRLVGRCEECSRSKSSKVKTQRSRKAAARQK; encoded by the coding sequence ATGCCAAGCCGCCATACGAATGAAGTGGATGGCTGGTGTTCAGAATTCGAGAAGCTTTGCCGTTCCCGGGGCATTCGAGTCACGGCTCAACGTTTGGCTGTGTATCGAGCACTGGCTGAGGACCTCGCCCATCCCACGGCAGAATCGGTTTACAGCCGCTTGAGCAAGCAACTGCCGGGTTTATCTCAGGCGACCATCTATCGCACGCTGCTGTTTCTGGAGACCGAAAACCTCATTCGAAGAGTAAGTTCCCCGGGATCAATTGGACGCTTCGATGCGAACGTCGATCCTCATCAGCATCTGGTTTGCCGTGTGTGCGGCACTCTCGAAGATATCTCGGTTCCCGAACTGCATTCGGCGGTGCTGCCTAAAATATCCGGCTTCACGGTTGAGGAGCTCGACATTCGCCTGGTCGGGCGTTGCGAGGAATGCTCCCGCTCGAAGTCCTCGAAGGTAAAGACGCAGCGGAGCCGTAAAGCGGCAGCTCGCCAAAAGTGA
- a CDS encoding rubrerythrin family protein produces the protein MAELKGSKTHQNLKDAFAGESMANRRYLYFAKVADVEGYPEIAGNFRDTAEGETGHAHGHLDYLKKVGDPATDLPFGDTSLNLKSAVHGETHEYTDMYPGMAKAARDEGFAEIADWFETLAKAEKSHAGRFSNLLNTIS, from the coding sequence ATGGCTGAACTAAAAGGAAGCAAGACGCACCAAAATCTCAAGGACGCTTTTGCCGGCGAATCGATGGCGAACCGCCGGTATCTCTACTTTGCCAAGGTTGCCGATGTGGAAGGGTATCCGGAGATCGCGGGTAACTTTCGTGATACCGCTGAGGGCGAGACCGGGCACGCGCACGGGCATCTGGACTACTTGAAGAAGGTCGGTGATCCCGCTACCGATCTGCCGTTCGGCGATACATCGCTTAACCTCAAGTCCGCTGTGCACGGCGAGACTCACGAGTACACGGATATGTATCCGGGTATGGCGAAGGCCGCGCGCGACGAAGGATTCGCCGAGATAGCCGACTGGTTCGAGACGCTTGCGAAAGCCGAAAAGTCTCACGCCGGGCGCTTCAGCAACCTGCTTAACACGATCAGCTAG